The sequence AGAAGGGGCTGGACACCGTGCTCAAGGCCCTGGCCAAACTGCGCGAACAAGGGCTGGACTTCCGCTACACCCTGGTCGGCGAAGGCAAGGCCAAGTTCAATCGTCGGATACGGGAGATGGTCCGTGAACTCGGGCTGGAGGACGTGACCACCCTGCCCGGCACCATCACCCACGACGAGGTCATCGAACTGCTGGGCAACGCCGACTGCTTCACTCTGGGCTGTCGCGAGGCCAAGGACGGAGACCGGGACGGCATCCCCAACGTGGTCGCCGAGGCCATGGCCACAGGCGTGCCCGTGGCCGCCACCGACGTGTCCGGCGTACCCGAGCTGGTGGACCACGAACAGACAGGCCTGCTCTGCCCGTCCAACGACCCGGACGCGCTGGCCGAAATCATCCGCCGCTCCCTGACCGACGACGAACTGCGCCGGACCATCATTCCGGCAGGCGTCGAACGCGCCCACGCGGTCTTCAACAACAAGAAGCTGATCCACGACCTGGGCGAGATATACAAGTCCCACGGCGTGCCCTGCGGCGAATAGCCGACCCGAACAACCTTACCCCGCCCATAAAAAAGGGGAGCACGAGGCTCCCCTGATCGATTTCTCGCCCAAACGGTTAGGCGGAAAGCTTTCTGCGAAGGCCCACCAGGCCAAGCAGGCCGAGGCCCATGAGGAGCACGGTGGTGGGTTCGGGAACCGCCGACGGATCGTAATCCTGAATTTCAGCGGTCTTGGCCGCAATGAAGTCGGCGGTGAAGGCGTCTGGGTCGGTCTGCAGGTAACTCAAGTCGAAGAGGCCGAGATAGCCGTCGTTGGTGCTGTATACGGCCTCATCCCACTGGGTGAAGTAGCCTTGATAGGTGATGACGTTGAGCAGGACGTTGTTCTGCGCCATCAACTGGCCCAGACCGGTCTCTGTGGCCTGCTGATAGTCGTCGACGTCCTCGTCGGTGATAAGAATCAGGATCTTGGCATAGTCCCCGCCACTCCAACTGAAGTTGTTCACAGCCCACATGGCCGCGTTGAAGCTGTTCTCGGTGGCCCCATAGGTGTCTAACGAGGTGATTGCCGAGGCGATGTCCACAACCTCCTGCTGGGTGCTGGGCAGATCCTTCCAGACATTCCTGGGATCGTCGGACCCGGCCAGTGATTCGTACCCGGCGATACCGTACCGTGCGGTAATCCCCGCGTTGCCGACGGCGGTGCCCAAATCGTCCAGGCTGTTGCCAATCCAGTTGAACTCACCATCCATGGAGCCGGTCTGATCGACCATGAAGGCGATGTCGGCGTACATGGCCGCCTGCGCCACTCCGCCGGTGGTCAACATGGCCAACAAAACGAAGACGGCTAAAACACTTTTCATCATCGTACTCCCGCTTTGAGTTTATACGTGCCACTCTATAGTAAATAGACCTTTCTTTAGCCAATTTCATGCCAACGACAACAGCTAATAAATACAGCTGATTGTAATCTTATGCTTAAAATGCTCATATGATCATTGTTAAGAAACATTAACACACATGTAAACATTTTCGACGACCGATCCGCTAGTGCACTACCCTTTGCGGGAGTTTTGAAAAGGGATGGGCGCCGCGCTGACCGCGTCGATTCTGTGGGGATAAAATGAAATAGACCGCCGAACCAAAGTCCCGGCCCCGAAGTGTCCGGTCTCGATTCGGCGGTCTTTCCCGCCGAGCCCCTGCTCAGGACTGCGGGGGAGAAACGGCGGTCCACATTCCGGCGACAGGGAGGGCCAAGCCGGAAGGGGTCGCCGAGGCTTCGCGTTTAGTCCTGGTCTTCACCCCACGCCTTGGCGCTGCGATCAACCTTCTTGCGCACGCCCTTCCAGTCGGTCTCGTGGGTGAACATGGACTCGGGCAGGGCGGCCAGCATCTTTTCATAGAAGCTCAGGGAGACCGTGAACGTCAGCTCGTCGGTCTTCATGAACTTTCGGGCCGATGGGTCGAAGCCGCCGATGACGGCCTTA is a genomic window of uncultured Pseudodesulfovibrio sp. containing:
- a CDS encoding vWA domain-containing protein, coding for MKSVLAVFVLLAMLTTGGVAQAAMYADIAFMVDQTGSMDGEFNWIGNSLDDLGTAVGNAGITARYGIAGYESLAGSDDPRNVWKDLPSTQQEVVDIASAITSLDTYGATENSFNAAMWAVNNFSWSGGDYAKILILITDEDVDDYQQATETGLGQLMAQNNVLLNVITYQGYFTQWDEAVYSTNDGYLGLFDLSYLQTDPDAFTADFIAAKTAEIQDYDPSAVPEPTTVLLMGLGLLGLVGLRRKLSA